Proteins from a genomic interval of Streptomyces sp. NBC_00820:
- a CDS encoding CCA tRNA nucleotidyltransferase: MPNPNDDTPAALSQAQQRAVSELLRVAPVADDLARRFQQAGFSLALVGGSVRDALLGRLGNDLDFTTDARPEDVLKIVRPWADAVWEVGIAFGTVGAQKDGYQIEVTTYRSEAYDRTSRKPEVSYGNSIEEDLVRRDFTVNAMAVALPEKAFIDPYGGLEDLAARVLRTPGTPEESFSDDPLRMMRAARFAAQLDFEVAPEVVTAMTEMAGRIEIVSAERVRDELNKLILSAHPRKGLALLVDTGLADHVLPELPALRLESDEHHRHKDVYEHTLIVLEQAIALEQNGPDLVLRLAALLHDIGKPRTRRFEKDGRVSFHHHEMVGAKMTKKRMTALKYSNELVKDVSRLVELHLRFHGYGTGEWTDSAVRRYVRDGGPLLDRLHKLTRSDCTTRNKRKAAALSRAYDGLEERIAQLQEQEELDAIRPDLDGNQIMEILGVSPGPVIGKAYKHMLELRLENGPMERDAAVAALKEWWAEQS, translated from the coding sequence GTGCCGAACCCCAACGATGACACTCCCGCTGCCCTGAGCCAGGCGCAGCAGCGCGCGGTGAGCGAGCTGCTGCGGGTCGCTCCCGTTGCCGACGACCTCGCCCGCCGCTTTCAGCAGGCCGGGTTCTCGCTTGCTCTGGTGGGCGGCTCGGTCCGTGACGCGCTGCTCGGCCGACTCGGGAACGACCTGGACTTCACCACCGACGCGCGCCCCGAGGACGTACTGAAGATCGTGCGGCCGTGGGCGGACGCCGTCTGGGAGGTCGGGATCGCCTTCGGCACGGTCGGTGCCCAGAAGGACGGCTACCAGATCGAGGTCACCACCTACCGGTCGGAGGCGTACGACCGCACCTCGCGCAAGCCCGAGGTGTCGTACGGCAACTCCATCGAGGAGGATCTGGTCCGCCGCGACTTCACGGTCAACGCGATGGCCGTGGCGCTGCCGGAGAAGGCGTTCATCGACCCGTACGGCGGTCTGGAGGACCTCGCGGCCCGGGTGCTGCGCACCCCCGGTACGCCGGAGGAGTCCTTCTCGGACGATCCGCTGCGGATGATGCGGGCCGCACGGTTCGCCGCTCAGCTGGACTTCGAGGTCGCCCCCGAGGTCGTCACCGCGATGACGGAGATGGCGGGACGGATCGAGATCGTCTCGGCCGAGCGGGTCCGGGACGAGCTGAACAAGCTGATCCTGTCCGCCCACCCGCGCAAGGGCCTGGCCCTGCTGGTCGACACCGGGCTGGCCGATCACGTCCTGCCCGAGCTGCCGGCCCTGCGTCTGGAAAGTGACGAGCATCATCGGCACAAGGACGTCTACGAGCACACGCTGATCGTGCTGGAGCAGGCCATCGCGCTGGAGCAGAACGGTCCCGACCTCGTGCTCCGTCTGGCCGCGCTGCTGCATGACATCGGTAAGCCGCGCACGCGCCGCTTCGAGAAGGACGGCCGGGTCTCGTTCCATCATCACGAGATGGTCGGGGCGAAGATGACCAAGAAGCGTATGACGGCCCTGAAGTACTCCAACGAGCTGGTGAAGGACGTCTCGCGTCTGGTCGAGCTTCACCTGCGCTTCCACGGCTACGGCACCGGCGAATGGACGGACTCGGCGGTCCGTCGCTACGTCCGTGACGGTGGCCCGCTTCTGGACCGCCTGCACAAGCTGACCCGCTCCGACTGCACCACCCGGAACAAGCGCAAGGCGGCCGCGCTGTCCCGCGCCTACGACGGTCTGGAAGAGCGCATCGCTCAGCTCCAGGAGCAGGAGGAGCTGGACGCCATCCGTCCGGACCTGGACGGCAACCAGATCATGGAGATCCTCGGCGTCAGCCCTGGCCCCGTCATCGGCAAGGCGTACAAGCACATGCTGGAGCTGCGCCTGGAGAACGGCCCGATGGAGCGCGACGCGGCGGTGGCAGCCCTCAAGGAGTGGTGGGCCGAGCAGAGCTGA
- a CDS encoding PadR family transcriptional regulator: MSRRSGILEFAVLGLLRESPMHGYELRKRLNTSLGVFRAFSYGTLYPCLKTLVANGWLIEEPDNTREDAAPLTGRRAKIVYRLTAEGKEHFEDLLSQTGPDAYEDEHFAARFAFFGQTSRDVRMRVLEGRRSRLEERLEKMRASLARTRERLDDYTLELQRHGMESVEREVRWLNELIESERAGRDRMGPASGESAQHDTTSGATGGLPRPGDRPGTDTPGDTAT; encoded by the coding sequence ATGAGCCGTCGTTCCGGCATCCTCGAGTTCGCCGTGCTCGGACTCCTGCGCGAGTCTCCGATGCACGGCTATGAGCTGCGCAAACGACTCAATACGTCCCTGGGTGTGTTCCGGGCGTTCAGCTACGGAACTCTCTACCCCTGCCTCAAGACGCTGGTCGCCAACGGCTGGTTGATCGAGGAGCCGGACAACACCCGGGAGGACGCCGCTCCCCTCACCGGACGCCGGGCAAAGATCGTGTACCGATTGACGGCAGAAGGTAAGGAACACTTCGAGGACCTGCTCTCGCAGACCGGTCCCGACGCGTACGAGGACGAGCACTTCGCCGCCCGGTTCGCCTTCTTCGGGCAGACGTCGCGCGATGTGCGCATGCGCGTGCTGGAAGGACGGCGCAGCCGCTTGGAAGAGCGGCTGGAGAAGATGCGGGCCTCCCTCGCACGTACCAGGGAGCGCCTCGACGACTACACGCTTGAGCTCCAGCGCCATGGGATGGAGTCCGTGGAGCGCGAAGTGCGCTGGCTGAACGAGCTCATCGAGAGCGAGCGGGCCGGGCGGGACCGTATGGGTCCCGCTTCCGGAGAGTCCGCTCAGCACGACACCACATCTGGAGCGACGGGCGGCCTGCCCCGTCCCGGGGATCGCCCCGGGACGGATACGCCCGGCGACACCGCCACGTGA
- a CDS encoding transglycosylase domain-containing protein, which yields MSEHRRKLPPPQGGGRAAARRGQPDPSSGRRAAPRGATGSSADSYEPGSGSGSYGPEPGGRAESRRATQRSGGSRRRAAEPSGRRGGPGGPSGPGRGRGRSAPPAKKRIIDYPRAGKYGWQRWVPSWRLVTGMFIGFVGSLVAVAGVGYAMVVVPNVAAAAKSQNNIFEWSNGQVMVATGGEVNRQNLNYSKIPEKMRYAVISQENKTFETDSGVDPSGIGRAIFNMARGGETQGGSTITQQYVKNAMLNDQSQTISRKFKEIFVAIKVGATVPKDEVMAGYLNTAYFGRGAYGIQAASRAYFNKDAIHLNPGECAFLAALVKGATYYDPAGATYLDTNATATNNSRRALLQMQDTLDKMVEYGHLSAAERDKYRTLPPIKSPRSNTRLSGQIGYLVDLAKSYIVHNTNITALDLQQGGYTIRTTFDKKKVDALEKAVEKVRSAKIKPDQRPEDKYVQFGGASVNPSSGAIEAVYGGEDATKHFTDNADATGAQVGSTFKPFVLAAAMKWGVLNPKMGADQPNEARTVASPKSIYIGKNKLKIRKYDGTVWTDDKGREWLQTNDDNASVGPKPDYKIDLREAMRQSVNTAYVQLGMDVGLDKVKQSALDAGILKGSLASADYPSFSIGTSDPSAIRMAGAYATFAASGQQNEPFSVRQVKDQDGVAYTHEDRPRDGYSKAVADNVTDVLRTVVEKGTGTKAQLPNREVAGKTGTTDGNKSAWFVGYTPQLSTAVCMFRMDDNAKNKNRKFLEMYNTGGQEKIHGASFPAEIWHDYMAQALQGQPVMNFPPPAPIGTVVNAEPSPTPTPTVAETQTSSPSPSASPTESASPTPTATETCRAWDWNCDQTGGTDTGGAADGGVTPTPTVTDTSGTGTRGGGNGGADGTNGDGGGFFGGTKN from the coding sequence ATGAGCGAGCACCGTCGCAAACTGCCGCCGCCGCAGGGAGGCGGACGTGCCGCGGCCCGACGCGGCCAGCCCGACCCATCCTCCGGACGCCGCGCGGCACCGCGAGGCGCCACCGGGTCCTCCGCCGACTCCTATGAGCCGGGTTCCGGATCCGGCTCCTATGGTCCGGAACCCGGAGGCCGCGCCGAATCCCGCCGTGCCACGCAGAGAAGTGGTGGCAGCCGCCGCCGGGCCGCTGAGCCCAGCGGCCGGCGCGGAGGCCCCGGAGGCCCGTCCGGTCCAGGACGCGGCAGAGGGCGTTCGGCCCCGCCGGCCAAGAAACGAATCATCGACTATCCCCGTGCGGGCAAGTACGGATGGCAGCGCTGGGTGCCGTCCTGGAGGCTCGTCACCGGCATGTTCATCGGCTTCGTCGGAAGCCTGGTGGCCGTGGCGGGCGTCGGGTACGCGATGGTGGTCGTGCCGAACGTCGCGGCCGCGGCCAAGTCGCAGAACAACATCTTCGAGTGGTCCAACGGCCAGGTGATGGTCGCTACCGGTGGCGAGGTCAACCGGCAGAACCTCAACTACTCGAAGATCCCCGAGAAGATGCGCTATGCCGTGATCTCGCAGGAGAACAAGACCTTCGAGACCGACAGCGGCGTCGACCCGAGCGGCATCGGGCGCGCCATCTTCAACATGGCCCGGGGCGGCGAGACGCAGGGTGGCTCCACCATCACCCAGCAGTACGTCAAGAACGCCATGCTGAACGACCAGTCGCAGACGATCTCCCGGAAGTTCAAGGAGATCTTCGTCGCGATCAAGGTCGGCGCCACCGTCCCAAAGGACGAGGTCATGGCGGGCTACCTGAACACGGCCTACTTCGGCCGGGGGGCCTACGGCATCCAGGCGGCCTCGCGGGCGTACTTCAACAAGGACGCCATTCACCTGAACCCGGGTGAGTGCGCCTTCCTCGCCGCACTGGTCAAGGGCGCCACGTACTACGACCCGGCGGGCGCCACGTATCTCGATACGAACGCCACCGCCACCAACAACTCCAGGCGGGCCCTGCTGCAGATGCAGGACACCCTGGACAAGATGGTCGAGTACGGCCACCTGAGTGCCGCGGAACGGGACAAGTACCGCACCCTCCCGCCCATCAAGAGCCCGCGCTCGAACACCCGGCTGAGTGGTCAGATCGGCTATCTGGTCGACCTTGCCAAGTCCTACATCGTTCACAACACGAACATCACCGCTCTCGACCTGCAGCAGGGCGGCTACACGATCAGGACGACCTTCGACAAGAAGAAGGTCGACGCGCTCGAGAAGGCCGTCGAGAAGGTCCGGTCGGCGAAGATCAAGCCGGACCAGCGGCCGGAGGACAAGTACGTCCAGTTCGGCGGCGCGTCCGTGAACCCGAGTTCGGGTGCCATCGAGGCCGTCTACGGCGGCGAGGACGCGACCAAGCACTTCACCGACAACGCCGACGCGACCGGCGCCCAGGTTGGCTCGACGTTCAAGCCGTTCGTGCTTGCGGCGGCGATGAAGTGGGGCGTGCTCAACCCGAAAATGGGAGCCGATCAGCCGAACGAGGCGCGGACCGTCGCCTCGCCCAAGAGCATCTACATCGGCAAGAACAAGCTCAAGATCCGCAAGTACGACGGGACGGTCTGGACCGACGACAAGGGCAGGGAGTGGCTCCAGACCAACGACGACAACGCCTCGGTCGGCCCCAAGCCGGACTACAAGATCGACCTGCGTGAGGCGATGCGGCAGTCGGTCAACACCGCCTACGTCCAGCTCGGTATGGACGTCGGCCTGGACAAGGTCAAGCAGAGTGCTCTGGACGCGGGCATCCTCAAGGGGAGCCTGGCCAGCGCCGACTACCCGTCGTTCTCGATCGGCACCTCCGACCCCAGCGCCATCCGCATGGCCGGCGCTTACGCCACCTTCGCGGCGAGCGGGCAGCAGAACGAACCGTTCTCCGTGAGGCAGGTCAAGGACCAGGACGGGGTGGCCTACACGCATGAGGACAGGCCCCGGGACGGCTACTCGAAGGCGGTGGCCGACAACGTCACCGACGTTCTGCGGACCGTGGTCGAGAAGGGCACCGGCACCAAGGCCCAGCTGCCGAACCGTGAGGTGGCGGGCAAGACCGGTACCACCGACGGCAACAAGTCCGCCTGGTTCGTGGGCTACACCCCCCAGCTGTCCACCGCGGTCTGCATGTTCCGCATGGACGACAACGCGAAGAACAAGAACCGCAAGTTCCTGGAGATGTACAACACGGGTGGCCAGGAGAAGATCCACGGCGCCTCGTTCCCGGCCGAGATCTGGCACGACTACATGGCGCAGGCACTCCAGGGCCAGCCGGTGATGAACTTCCCGCCGCCGGCTCCGATCGGCACGGTGGTCAACGCCGAGCCGAGCCCGACGCCCACTCCGACGGTCGCCGAGACCCAGACCTCGTCCCCGTCGCCGAGCGCGTCGCCCACCGAGTCGGCCAGCCCCACGCCGACGGCTACCGAGACGTGCCGCGCCTGGGACTGGAACTGCGACCAGACCGGAGGCACGGACACCGGCGGTGCGGCCGACGGCGGTGTGACGCCCACACCCACGGTGACGGACACGAGCGGTACCGGCACCAGAGGAGGCGGCAACGGCGGCGCCGACGGCACCAACGGCGACGGCGGAGGGTTCTTCGGCGGGACGAAGAACTGA
- a CDS encoding inositol-3-phosphate synthase, producing MGSVRVAIVGVGNCAASLVQGVEYYKDADAASKVPGLMHVQFGDYHVRDIEFVAAFDVDSKKVGLDLADAIGASENNTVKICDVPSTGVTVQRGHTLDGLGKYYRATIEESDAEPVDVVQVLKDKQVDVLICYLPVGSEDAAKFYAQCAIDAKVAFVNALPVFIAGTKEWADKFTEAGVPIVGDDIKSQVGATITHRVMAKLFEDRGVRLERTMQLNVGGNMDFKNMLERDRLESKKISKTQAVTSQIPDRDLGEKNVHIGPSDYVAWLDDRKWAYVRLEGRAFGDVPLNLEYKLEVWDSPNSAGIIIDALRAAKIAKDRGIGGPILSASSYFMKSPPVQYFDDEARENVEKFINGDVER from the coding sequence ATGGGTTCGGTTCGCGTAGCCATCGTCGGCGTGGGCAACTGTGCCGCGTCGCTGGTGCAGGGAGTCGAGTACTACAAGGACGCCGACGCCGCGTCCAAGGTCCCCGGCCTGATGCACGTGCAGTTCGGTGACTACCACGTGCGGGACATCGAGTTCGTCGCCGCCTTCGACGTCGACTCGAAGAAGGTCGGCCTCGACCTGGCGGACGCCATCGGCGCCTCCGAGAACAACACCGTCAAGATCTGCGACGTGCCCTCCACCGGTGTCACCGTCCAGCGCGGCCACACCCTCGACGGCCTCGGCAAGTACTACCGCGCCACCATCGAGGAGTCGGACGCCGAGCCGGTCGACGTCGTCCAGGTCCTGAAGGACAAGCAGGTCGACGTCCTGATCTGCTACCTGCCCGTGGGTTCCGAGGACGCGGCGAAGTTCTACGCCCAGTGCGCCATCGACGCCAAGGTCGCCTTCGTCAACGCCCTCCCGGTCTTCATCGCCGGCACCAAGGAGTGGGCGGACAAGTTCACCGAGGCGGGCGTCCCGATCGTCGGTGACGACATCAAGTCCCAGGTCGGCGCCACCATCACGCACCGCGTCATGGCGAAGCTGTTCGAGGACCGTGGCGTGCGCCTGGAGCGCACCATGCAGCTGAACGTCGGCGGCAACATGGACTTCAAGAACATGCTCGAGCGTGACCGCCTCGAGTCCAAGAAGATCTCCAAGACGCAGGCCGTCACCTCCCAGATCCCCGACCGGGACCTCGGCGAGAAGAACGTCCACATCGGCCCGTCCGACTACGTCGCATGGCTGGACGACCGCAAGTGGGCCTACGTCCGCCTCGAGGGCCGCGCCTTCGGTGACGTCCCGCTGAACCTGGAGTACAAGCTCGAGGTCTGGGACTCCCCGAACTCGGCCGGCATCATCATCGACGCCCTGCGCGCCGCGAAGATCGCCAAGGACCGCGGCATCGGCGGCCCGATCCTGTCCGCGTCCTCGTACTTCATGAAGTCCCCGCCGGTCCAGTACTTCGACGACGAGGCCCGCGAGAACGTCGAGAAGTTCATCAACGGCGACGTCGAGCGCTAG
- a CDS encoding MFS transporter: MSVVRDLRVLLRLRDFRRLLYVRLLSQGADGVYQVALAAYVVFSPEKQTSATAIASAMAVLLLPYSLVGPFAGVLLDRWRRRQVFVYGNVLRALLAAATAVLMVTHAPDWLFYVSALCVTAVNRFVLAGLSASLPRVVDAERLVLANSLSPTAGTLAATAGGALAFGVRLVAADPDATVVLLGACLYLCAGLTSLSMAPARLGHEREATPPRLGTALAGTAHELLAAVRHLAGPRRREASWALAAMTVMRFGYGALLVLLLMLCRYDLSATPEGGLRLLGLALAISGAGFFAAAVLTPWAAGRLGPGRWIAVCAAAATVLEPALGLPFATGPLLVAAFVLGLITQGAKIATDTLVQASVEDGFRGRVFSVYDVLFNVAFVGAAGVAALILPPDGHSVPLVILVALLYGTVTAAMTRFERHQNSEKGDVSRETSPTPTREAGSRT; this comes from the coding sequence ATGTCCGTCGTCCGTGACCTGCGTGTCCTGCTGCGTCTGCGCGACTTCCGACGCCTGTTGTACGTCCGTCTCCTCTCCCAGGGCGCCGACGGCGTGTACCAGGTCGCGCTCGCCGCGTACGTCGTCTTCTCCCCGGAGAAACAGACCTCGGCCACGGCGATCGCCTCGGCGATGGCGGTCCTGCTGCTCCCCTATTCGCTGGTCGGTCCCTTCGCGGGCGTCCTGCTGGACCGCTGGCGACGTCGGCAGGTCTTCGTCTACGGCAATGTGCTGCGCGCTCTCCTGGCAGCGGCCACCGCCGTGCTGATGGTCACTCATGCGCCGGACTGGCTGTTCTACGTCTCCGCGCTGTGCGTCACAGCCGTCAACCGCTTCGTCCTGGCGGGCCTGTCCGCCTCGCTGCCGCGTGTGGTGGACGCCGAACGCCTGGTCCTGGCCAACTCCCTCTCCCCGACCGCCGGAACGCTCGCCGCGACCGCCGGCGGCGCCCTCGCCTTCGGCGTACGGCTCGTCGCGGCCGACCCCGATGCCACGGTGGTACTGCTGGGCGCCTGCCTCTATTTGTGCGCGGGCCTGACGTCCCTGAGCATGGCGCCCGCACGGCTGGGCCACGAGAGGGAGGCGACGCCACCACGCCTGGGGACCGCTCTCGCCGGCACGGCTCACGAACTGCTCGCGGCCGTCCGGCACCTGGCCGGCCCCCGACGCAGGGAAGCGTCCTGGGCGCTCGCGGCGATGACCGTGATGCGGTTCGGCTACGGCGCGCTGCTGGTCCTGCTGCTCATGCTGTGTCGGTACGACCTCTCCGCCACCCCCGAGGGCGGTCTCCGGCTGCTGGGCCTGGCGCTGGCAATCTCCGGCGCGGGCTTCTTCGCCGCGGCCGTGCTGACTCCGTGGGCGGCGGGGCGGCTCGGTCCCGGCCGGTGGATCGCGGTGTGCGCAGCCGCTGCCACCGTTCTCGAACCGGCACTCGGCCTCCCGTTCGCCACCGGCCCTCTCCTGGTCGCGGCGTTCGTGCTCGGCCTGATCACCCAGGGCGCCAAGATCGCCACGGACACGCTCGTCCAGGCCTCCGTCGAGGACGGCTTCCGGGGACGCGTCTTCTCCGTCTACGACGTCCTCTTCAACGTCGCCTTCGTCGGCGCCGCGGGAGTGGCTGCCCTGATACTCCCGCCGGACGGCCACTCGGTACCCCTGGTGATTCTCGTCGCCCTCCTCTACGGCACCGTCACGGCGGCCATGACGCGCTTCGAGCGGCACCAGAACAGCGAAAAGGGCGATGTTTCACGTGAAACATCGCCCACCCCGACCAGAGAAGCCGGGTCGAGGACGTGA
- a CDS encoding DUF6049 family protein, producing MAEAADFQGTSASPARHWMRHTGALLAGAPLLAGLLQLPAAAPAQAASSDAVSVSLDSLSPTAPGDGDTVTVSGTVTNNGKRTVTGAHVGLRVGPELNTRSAIDAVARHSDDVQNDTGAEVGGKYTQKFAKLTPGVSEHFTISVPVDKLDLGEDGVYELGVALSGQTSARPWDQVLGIQRTFLPWQPSEAGTRTKTTFLWPLLSTVHMTARTGAGELQTPVFLNDDLAKDLGPGGRLSQMVQLGKDLDLTWVIDPDLLASVDAMAKGYRLQAPGGTTTPGPREHQELAKQWLDGLQKAVAGKEVVALPFADPDLASLAHNGTSVTGSLSHLKDATDVAATTVKTVLHVTPNTDYAWPVNGAVDPSIIKVATSAGADRVIARSDSLQETARLPYTPSAARPIGGGTTAVVADERLSTAFEGDMTKADSATLAVQQFLAQSLEVNAQSDKQRSIVVAPQRMPSTSQAQAMAAALKTLQAGAWSQSQGLTAAVKAKPDPRATTHIPSTSAYPSSLRRQELPRAAFEQIARTQDMLDNFQVILTDQSRVVTPFGRAINREMSTAWRGHGADADTFRGGVETWLDGLADEVKLIDKSETKLSGRSATIPVTVQNNLVQPVDHLVLRLTSTMPTRLKIGGKAYFEQRVEVSGGHSQSVKFPTSANANGRVGVIAQLYTEDGQEYGEPVSFDVKVTEVTPTVMLVIGGGVLLLVLAGFRMYTQRKRAAARQAEDDGPDGAGENTDGEPGNPDTPGDRLPEESDAPSGADDPDQPSDPAPDTAPESADPSGTGERVDR from the coding sequence GTGGCCGAGGCGGCTGACTTCCAGGGGACCAGTGCCTCACCTGCCCGGCACTGGATGCGGCACACCGGGGCACTGCTCGCCGGAGCGCCTCTGCTGGCCGGGCTGCTGCAGCTGCCCGCCGCGGCGCCCGCGCAGGCTGCCTCCTCGGATGCGGTGTCCGTCTCACTGGATTCGCTCAGTCCCACCGCCCCCGGCGACGGGGACACGGTCACGGTGTCCGGCACCGTGACCAACAACGGCAAGCGGACGGTGACCGGCGCCCACGTGGGCCTGCGCGTGGGGCCCGAGCTGAACACCCGCTCGGCGATCGACGCCGTCGCCCGGCACTCCGACGATGTGCAGAACGACACAGGGGCCGAGGTCGGCGGGAAGTACACGCAGAAGTTCGCCAAGCTGACTCCCGGCGTCTCCGAGCACTTCACCATCTCGGTCCCCGTGGACAAGCTCGACCTCGGCGAGGACGGCGTCTACGAGCTCGGGGTCGCCCTGTCCGGCCAGACCTCCGCACGACCCTGGGACCAGGTGCTCGGCATCCAGCGGACGTTCCTGCCCTGGCAGCCGTCCGAGGCCGGCACCAGGACGAAGACGACGTTCCTGTGGCCGCTGCTGTCCACGGTCCACATGACGGCCAGGACGGGCGCCGGGGAGCTGCAGACGCCGGTCTTCCTCAATGACGACCTGGCCAAGGACCTCGGCCCGGGCGGCCGGCTGTCGCAGATGGTGCAGCTGGGCAAGGACCTCGACCTCACCTGGGTGATCGACCCGGACCTGCTGGCCTCGGTGGACGCGATGGCCAAGGGCTACCGGCTCCAGGCCCCCGGCGGGACCACCACCCCCGGTCCCCGGGAGCACCAGGAGCTCGCCAAGCAGTGGCTGGACGGCCTGCAGAAGGCCGTGGCGGGCAAGGAGGTCGTCGCGCTGCCCTTCGCCGACCCGGACCTGGCCTCGCTCGCGCACAACGGCACCAGCGTCACCGGCTCGCTCAGTCACCTCAAGGACGCCACCGACGTCGCCGCCACGACCGTCAAGACCGTGCTCCATGTCACGCCGAACACGGACTACGCCTGGCCCGTGAACGGCGCCGTCGACCCGTCGATCATCAAGGTCGCGACCTCCGCGGGCGCCGACCGGGTGATCGCCCGCAGCGACAGCCTCCAGGAGACCGCCAGGCTGCCCTACACGCCCTCCGCCGCCCGTCCGATCGGCGGCGGCACGACGGCGGTGGTCGCCGACGAGCGGCTGTCCACGGCCTTCGAGGGCGACATGACAAAGGCGGACTCCGCCACACTCGCCGTGCAGCAGTTCCTGGCGCAGAGCCTCGAGGTGAACGCCCAGTCGGACAAGCAGCGCAGCATCGTGGTCGCCCCGCAGCGCATGCCGTCGACGAGCCAGGCACAGGCGATGGCTGCGGCCCTGAAGACGCTCCAGGCCGGCGCCTGGTCCCAGTCCCAGGGTCTGACCGCCGCCGTCAAGGCCAAGCCCGACCCGCGCGCCACCACGCACATCCCCTCGACGTCCGCGTACCCCTCCTCGCTGCGCAGGCAGGAGCTGCCGCGGGCCGCCTTCGAGCAGATCGCGCGCACGCAGGACATGCTCGACAACTTCCAGGTGATCCTCACCGACCAGTCCCGCGTGGTCACCCCGTTCGGGCGGGCCATAAACCGGGAGATGTCCACGGCGTGGCGGGGACACGGCGCGGACGCGGACACCTTCCGCGGTGGCGTGGAGACCTGGCTGGACGGCCTCGCCGACGAGGTCAAGCTGATCGACAAGTCGGAGACCAAGCTCTCCGGCCGCAGCGCGACCATCCCGGTGACCGTCCAGAACAACCTCGTACAGCCCGTCGACCACCTGGTCCTGCGCCTCACCTCGACCATGCCGACCCGCCTGAAGATCGGCGGCAAGGCGTACTTCGAGCAGCGCGTCGAGGTCTCCGGCGGCCACAGCCAGTCGGTGAAGTTCCCCACCTCGGCCAACGCCAACGGCCGCGTCGGTGTCATCGCCCAGCTGTACACCGAGGACGGCCAGGAGTACGGCGAACCGGTCAGCTTCGACGTGAAGGTCACCGAGGTCACGCCCACCGTCATGCTGGTCATCGGCGGCGGAGTGCTCCTCCTGGTCCTCGCCGGCTTCCGGATGTACACCCAGCGCAAGCGCGCGGCGGCCCGGCAGGCCGAGGACGACGGACCCGACGGAGCGGGGGAGAACACCGACGGCGAGCCCGGGAACCCCGATACCCCCGGCGACCGTCTCCCCGAGGAGTCCGACGCCCCGTCCGGGGCAGACGACCCGGACCAGCCGAGTGACCCTGCACCGGACACCGCACCGGAAAGCGCCGACCCTTCGGGGACGGGTGAGAGAGTGGACCGTTGA